In one Silene latifolia isolate original U9 population chromosome 10, ASM4854445v1, whole genome shotgun sequence genomic region, the following are encoded:
- the LOC141606921 gene encoding uncharacterized protein LOC141606921, translated as MQNITLSLALRSIDHPGNATDHAALLVIKSQLKVPSNLVLSSWNDSIHHCSWEGVKCGRKHKRVTLLDLSSRGLAGTISPFIGNLSFLKILYLCNNSLYGEIPGQLGHLFRLHELYLFNNSLVGEIPANISRCVNLRVISIGNNKLEGNLPQGFKALPNLEFLSVSNNYLTGPFFDIIQNLTSLVYVYAKYNSFTGTIPNSIGRIQNLTNVVVSSNKLTGTFPTSLFNISSLQVLEFLDNQLHGELPADVGVNIPRLTWFNLGENNFTGLIPITIQNLTALEPIGLRYNNFIGNVPFYFGNFHKLNYLYLGGNFLEGDINLIDTLVNCSQLRILNLGPNHFSGILPKSVANLSTSLQELNIGNTLISGKIPEGITNLNNLEKLWMHKCNLTGSIPQDFGKLYKLEGLLLESNNLKGKIPNSMANLSRLSWLILDDNILEGSIPPNLGNCQSLLFMDLSNNELNGTLDTELFERSTSFIELHLSYNRLEGFLPLEMDKQSNLQILGLRNNKFSGIIPDSLGDCSDLQYLYMDGNSFQGNIPSSFASLTSLQHIDFSRNNLSGPIPAFFSKFPILYYLNLSYNDFEGRVPTNSVFANVSAVFVTGNSRLCGGIKQLHLPKCIEKKSSGKKKRIMSHAHKLIIPIVGALFGMVAIASGLYLACLKKKKSPLSSGSMMGIVTMKVSYDMLLKATSGFSSENLLGMGSFGSVFKGILDGKLVAVKVLNLQHRSASKSFMAECNTLRNVRHRNLVGVITACSSIDFQRNDFKALIYEFMPNGSLDRWLHGFERNMSLAQRVDVAIDAAHALIYLHHECETPIVHCDLKPSNILLDSDMVAHVGDFGLARFLTQPRHPNQSSTIGIKGTIGYAAPEYGLGSDPSTEGDVYSYGILLLELMTGKSPTDSMFKEGYSLHKHAEAALPDQVLQIVDPSLEEDNLTEEAEDPRAIQDELQRRVECITTVISVGVECSNHLPQQRMKIVDARSRLLSARDNLVGARNRRNLPARGISSDIS; from the exons ATGCAAAATATTACACTAAGTTTAGCACTACGTAGCATTGACCACCCAGGCAATGCGACCGACCATGCCGCGCTGTTGGTCATCAAGAGCCAACTAAAGGTTCCTTCAAACTTGGTTTTAAGCTCATGGAATGACTCTATTCACCATTGTTCTTGGGAGGGAGTCAAATGTGGGCGTAAACATAAACGAGTGACTTTACTAGATTTGAGTTCTAGAGGTTTGGCAGGAACCATATCTCCTTTCATAGGAAACCTAAGCTTCCTTAAGATCCTTTACCTTTGCAATAATAGCCTATATGGAGAAATCCCCGGTCAATTAGGTCATCTATTCAGGCTTCATGAACTATACCTATTTAACAACTCACTTGTAGGTGAAATTCCAGCCAACATATCTCGTTGTGTTAACCTCAGAGTGATTTCCATAGGCAACAACAAGCTAGAGGGAAACCTCCCGCAAGGATTTAAAGCATTGCCAAATTTAGAATTCCTTTCTGTGAGCAATAACTATCTTACCGGCCCTTTTTTTGACATCATACAAAATCTTACTTCTTTAGTATACGTATATGCTAAATATAACTCATTTACTGGAACTATCCCAAACAGCATTGGTAGGATACAAAATCTAACCAACGTTGTTGTTTCATCAAATAAACTCACAGGCACATTTCCCACATCCCTTTTTAATATCTCCTCCCTTCAAGTTCTTGAATTTTTAGACAACCAACTACATGGCGAACTTCCAGCAGATGTTGGCGTCAATATTCCCCGTCTGACATGGTTTAACCTCGGGGAAAACAACTTCACAGGATTAATTCCAATCACGATACAAAACCTTACAGCTCTTGAACCTATTGGACTCCGTTATAATAATTTTATAGGAAATGTTCCTTTTTATTTTGGGAATTTTCATAAGCTAAATTATTTATATCTTGGAGGGAACTTCCTAGAGGGTGACATTAATCTTATAGATACACTTGTTAACTGCAGTCAATTACGTATCCTCAATTTGGGACCGAATCATTTTTCAGGAATATTACCCAAATCTGTTGCCAATCTCTCCACCTCTTTGCAAGAGCTCAATATAGGAAATACTCTGATAAGTGGAAAAATTCCAGAAGGTATTACCAATCTCAACAATCTTGAGAAGTTATGGATGCACAAGTGTAACTTAACGGGATCTATCCCTCAAGATTTCGGGAAGCTCTACAAATTGGAAGGTCTTCTTCTGGAGTCCAACAATTTAAAAGGTAAAATTCCCAATTCCATGGCCAATTTATCACGCTTGAGTTGGCTTATTTTAGATGACAACATATTGGAAGGGAGTATACCTCCAAACCTCGGGAATTGCCAAAGCTTGTTGTTCATGGATTTATCAAACAATGAACTCAATGGAACATTGGATACTGAGCTATTTGAAAGATCTACTTCATTTATTGAACTACATTTGTCTTATAATCGTTTGGAAGGCTTCCTACCTTTGGAAATGGATAAACAAAGTAACCTACAAATCTTAGGACTACGTAACAATAAGTTTTCGGGTATCATTCCAGATAGTCTTGGTGACTGTTCTGACCTTCAATACCTCTACATGGATGGAAATTCTTTCCAGGGAAATATTCCATCATCTTTCGCTTCTTTGACTAGCCTACAACATATTGACTTTTCTCGAAACAATTTATCTGGCCCAATTCCAGCATTCTTTTCtaaatttcctatattatattatCTTAACTTATCTTATAACGATTTTGAGGGAAGGGTTCCAACAAATTCAGTATTTGCAAATGTAAGTGCGGTCTTTGTTACTGGCAATAGCAGACTTTGTGGAGGAATTAAACAGCTTCATTTACCTAAGTGCATTGAGAAGAAAAGCTcgggaaagaagaaaagaataatGTCTCATGCCCATAAATTGATAATTCCAATTGTTGGCGCACTATTTGGGATGGTGGCCATAGCATCAGGGCTGTATCTGGCATGTCTCAAAAAGAAAAAGTCACCTCTTTCATCAGGTTCAATGATGGGGATTGTAACCATGAAAGTGTCGTATGACATGTTACTCAAAGCAACATCTGGTTTTTCTTCAGAGAATCTACTTGGGATGGGATCTTTTGGATCCGTGTTTAAGGGGATTTTGGATGGAAAATTGGTTGCAGTTAAAGTGCTCAACTTGCAACACCGCAGTGCATCTAAGAGCTTCATGGCAGAGTGTAACACATTGAGGAATGTCCGTCATCGGAATCTGGTAGGCGTTATAACAGCTTGTTCCAGCATTGACTTTCAGAGAAACGATTTTAAAGCACTGATATATGAGTTCATGCCAAATGGGAGTCTAGACAGATGGTTACATGGATTCGAACGAAACATGAGCCTTGCTCAAAGGGTGGATGTTGCGATTGATGCTGCCCATGCACTCATCTATCTCCACCATGAGTGTGAAACTCCAATAGTGCATTGCGACTTGAAACCGAGCAACATATTGCTTGACAGTGACATGGTCGCTCATGTTGGAGATTTTGGATTAGCAAGGTTTCTTACTCAACCTCGGCATCCGAATCAAAGTAGTACAATTGGAATCAAGGGCACTATAGGTTATGCTGCTCCAG AGTATGGGCTCGGAAGTGATCCATCTACAGAGGGTGATGTTTACAGCTATGGGATATTGCTACTTGAGCTAATGACAGGGAAGAGTCCAACAGACAGCATGTTCAAGGAAGGCTACAGTCTCCATAAGCATGCAGAAGCAGCATTACCTGACCAAGTCTTGCAAATTGTGGATCCATCGCTTGAAGAAGATAATCTCACTGAAGAAGCCGAAGATCCAAGGGCAATCCAAGATGAGCTTCAAAGAAGAGTGGAATGCATTACTACTGTGATCAGTGTAGGAGTGGAATGCTCAAATCATTTGCCACAACAGCGAATGAAAATAGTCGATGCTAGAAGCAGGCTGCTATCAGCAAGAGACAACCTTGTTGGTGCTAGAAACAGGCGTAATCTTCCTGCCAGAGGTATATCATCAGACATATCATGA